One window of Mesorhizobium loti R88b genomic DNA carries:
- a CDS encoding mannitol dehydrogenase family protein, which yields MWQDLRDFKKHDGHTAPQADHPWAGGCMRSGSPLRSELRAKTMVKEVVTPIFQFGTSRFLQAHAALFVHEALQAGDAAGPITVAAISGSVVGRARLQALARDEGYPVVIRGLEKGQRVEHEIGVKSIRRALDAELDWSRLTTLFAVQAEFVVSNTTEAGLTIPSDLVVDLTSGAGPAPAGYPAKLLVLLAHRFAVSARPVVLLPTELVQRNGDTLKEVLIVLAKRSGASDALLSFIADDCVFANSLVDRIVSSAIEPVGAIAEPYALWAIEWQAGLRLPCRHPAIALVGDLERIERLKLHILNLGHTVLAQCWMDDGLRSGLTVREILELGRYRNLLTEIYGSEVIPGFKARGMEQEATAYVVTTLERFDNPFLDHRLSDIAAGHLIKVQRRIGGFLRWVPEERRRHSPSLANILSAADENADRQDVVQ from the coding sequence ATGTGGCAGGATCTGCGTGACTTCAAAAAACACGATGGTCACACTGCGCCGCAGGCGGATCACCCTTGGGCTGGCGGCTGCATGCGCAGCGGCTCACCTTTACGAAGTGAATTGAGAGCGAAAACGATGGTGAAGGAAGTCGTCACGCCCATTTTCCAGTTCGGAACCAGCCGCTTTCTGCAGGCGCACGCAGCGCTCTTCGTGCACGAGGCGCTACAGGCAGGCGACGCGGCCGGCCCGATCACGGTGGCAGCCATAAGCGGATCGGTCGTCGGCCGAGCCCGGCTGCAGGCGCTTGCCCGTGATGAGGGCTACCCGGTTGTCATCCGCGGGCTGGAGAAGGGCCAGCGCGTCGAGCATGAAATTGGCGTGAAGAGCATACGGCGTGCGCTTGATGCCGAACTTGACTGGTCGCGGTTGACCACGCTGTTTGCGGTACAAGCGGAATTCGTTGTTTCGAACACGACGGAGGCGGGCCTCACCATTCCATCCGATCTGGTCGTCGACCTCACCAGTGGTGCCGGACCTGCTCCAGCCGGATATCCAGCAAAATTGCTCGTTTTGCTTGCGCACCGATTTGCGGTTTCGGCAAGGCCTGTCGTGTTGCTTCCAACCGAACTGGTTCAACGCAACGGCGACACACTGAAGGAAGTGTTGATCGTATTGGCCAAGCGCAGCGGCGCGTCCGACGCGCTTTTGTCCTTCATTGCCGACGATTGCGTATTTGCCAATTCGCTTGTCGACCGCATTGTCTCGTCGGCCATCGAGCCCGTCGGTGCAATCGCAGAACCGTACGCTTTGTGGGCCATTGAATGGCAAGCTGGGCTGAGATTGCCCTGCCGTCATCCCGCTATCGCGCTTGTCGGGGACCTTGAGCGCATCGAGAGGCTGAAGCTTCATATCCTGAACCTTGGCCACACAGTGCTTGCACAATGCTGGATGGACGATGGGCTGAGATCCGGCCTGACGGTGCGCGAAATTCTGGAACTAGGCAGGTATCGAAACTTGCTGACTGAGATTTATGGTTCCGAGGTCATTCCTGGCTTCAAGGCTCGGGGAATGGAGCAGGAAGCGACAGCCTATGTGGTGACCACGCTTGAACGGTTCGACAACCCCTTTCTCGACCATCGGCTGAGCGATATCGCTGCCGGTCATCTGATCAAGGTCCAACGGCGTATCGGCGGCTTTCTTCGGTGGGTGCCGGAGGAGCGTCGTCGACACTCGCCATCTCTCGCAAACATTCTCTCGGCTGCTGATGAGAACGCGGACCGCCAAGACGTCGTTCAGTAG
- a CDS encoding SDR family oxidoreductase, with amino-acid sequence MDLFRLDGDVALVTGAGSGIGQAIAVGLAEAGANVACFGHSSNGGLEETAGRITALGRKALAITGSVTSEADLAAAVERIEKELGALTVAVNNAGIGGAHAAETLPLATWEELYSINVGGVFLSCHAEARVMLPRRKGSIINVASMSGSIVNRGLLQTHYNSSKAAVIHMTKSLAMEWSDRGLRLNALSPGYTLTPMNRRPEVADQVKNFERDTPLGRLAMPEEMVGPAVFLASRAASFVTGIDLIVDGGFICW; translated from the coding sequence ATGGACCTGTTCAGACTGGATGGCGACGTCGCATTGGTCACCGGCGCCGGCAGCGGCATCGGCCAGGCCATAGCGGTCGGGCTTGCAGAGGCTGGCGCCAACGTCGCCTGCTTCGGTCACTCCTCCAATGGCGGGCTTGAGGAGACGGCGGGAAGGATCACTGCGCTCGGCCGCAAGGCGCTGGCGATAACCGGCTCGGTGACGTCGGAAGCCGATCTCGCCGCCGCTGTCGAACGCATCGAAAAGGAACTTGGCGCGCTTACGGTTGCAGTCAACAATGCTGGTATTGGCGGCGCGCATGCGGCCGAGACCTTGCCGCTGGCAACTTGGGAAGAGCTCTACAGCATCAACGTTGGCGGTGTGTTCCTGTCCTGCCATGCCGAGGCTCGCGTGATGCTGCCGCGCCGCAAGGGATCGATCATCAACGTGGCTTCCATGTCAGGCTCGATCGTCAATCGCGGCCTCCTCCAGACGCACTACAACTCGTCGAAGGCAGCGGTCATTCACATGACCAAGAGCCTGGCCATGGAATGGTCGGACCGCGGACTGCGGCTTAACGCACTCAGTCCCGGCTACACGCTGACCCCGATGAACCGCAGGCCCGAAGTGGCCGACCAAGTGAAGAACTTCGAGCGCGATACGCCGCTGGGTCGCCTCGCGATGCCTGAGGAGATGGTAGGCCCGGCAGTGTTCTTGGCCAGCCGCGCTGCGTCGTTCGTTACCGGCATCGATCTCATCGTCGATGGCGGTTTCATCTGCTGGTAG
- a CDS encoding beta-galactosidase, which translates to MTTASKSAPLSVWRPIATDTFLVGTPHYPEHVDESYWQRDADRMAAAGFNAVRLAEFAWHIVEPHEGTFDFDLFDRAIDVLGKAGIKTIMCTPTATPPRWLTARYPEVLRVDANGRAMSHGSRQHANLASGVFRQHSKRITKAMAEHYRGNSHIIGWQTDNEFNTSGSLSYGPVTLAEFQAFLKDKYKTIAALNDAWGGNFWATAYDDFDQVVLPLDYAPAPVGPSHVVDYHRFLAFVTARFQHDQVLILRATNPDWFVFHNLGRIDDIDFRGEFSTDLDFLGFDIYPHLDDEMQRVGGVGEAQALRLDICRGFTGNFIVPEQQSGFGAQPNFSTLTPEPGEMRRMAYTSVARGADGVLFFRWRPAHFGAEIYWMGIIDHDDIPRRRYDEARQFAGEVTALKDKILGTHVRMDLGIAGSDFDNQEMHRSCPIGMPSPHDDATLLHRYCYRHNIACGFIHPEDDLSKLKALYVPHWLKWTDAWTARIEAFAKAGGTVILGGRTGSRDVNNHVIRDTSPGKRLSALAGITVEEFGLLTPIGGDGMFEHGGRFGANTVRKKLPATSASRRYEVNIGNAQVTAAHLYELLSVAPGTDVIGSWASRFAEGQAAMTSRKVGNGNVIYLGTYLSDALVEVLADQVLAPAGIVPLIADIPAGVEATIRESKDRRLLFILNTMGELASIGNVPAGKDLLGDGKIRGGKLSLPAYGCSIIELD; encoded by the coding sequence ATGACGACTGCCTCGAAATCCGCGCCGCTCTCTGTCTGGCGGCCGATCGCAACCGACACTTTCCTCGTCGGTACCCCGCATTACCCGGAGCATGTCGATGAGAGCTATTGGCAGCGCGACGCCGACCGCATGGCGGCCGCGGGCTTCAACGCGGTGCGACTTGCGGAATTCGCCTGGCATATTGTCGAGCCGCATGAGGGGACGTTCGATTTCGATTTGTTCGACCGCGCCATCGATGTGCTGGGCAAGGCTGGCATCAAGACCATCATGTGCACGCCGACGGCGACGCCGCCGCGCTGGCTGACGGCGCGTTATCCCGAAGTGTTGCGCGTCGATGCCAATGGCCGCGCCATGAGCCATGGCTCGCGCCAGCACGCCAATCTTGCGAGCGGAGTGTTCCGCCAGCATTCGAAGCGCATCACCAAAGCGATGGCCGAGCATTATCGCGGCAATTCGCACATCATCGGCTGGCAGACGGACAATGAGTTCAATACCTCTGGATCGCTGTCTTACGGTCCGGTAACCCTGGCCGAGTTCCAGGCCTTCCTCAAGGACAAGTACAAGACCATCGCCGCGCTCAACGATGCGTGGGGCGGGAATTTCTGGGCCACCGCCTACGACGATTTCGATCAAGTGGTGCTGCCGCTCGACTACGCCCCAGCCCCCGTCGGGCCGAGCCATGTGGTCGACTATCACCGCTTCCTCGCCTTCGTCACGGCGCGATTCCAGCACGATCAGGTGTTGATCCTGCGCGCCACCAATCCAGACTGGTTCGTCTTCCACAATCTGGGGCGGATCGACGACATCGACTTCCGCGGCGAGTTCTCGACCGATCTCGATTTCCTCGGCTTCGATATCTACCCGCATCTCGATGACGAGATGCAGCGGGTCGGCGGCGTCGGCGAGGCGCAGGCACTGCGTCTCGACATCTGCCGCGGCTTCACCGGCAACTTCATCGTGCCGGAACAGCAATCGGGGTTCGGTGCGCAGCCGAACTTCTCGACGTTGACGCCCGAACCCGGCGAGATGCGTCGCATGGCCTATACGTCAGTGGCGCGTGGCGCCGATGGCGTGTTGTTCTTCCGCTGGCGGCCGGCGCATTTCGGCGCCGAGATCTATTGGATGGGCATCATCGACCACGACGACATCCCGCGGCGACGCTATGACGAGGCCAGGCAGTTTGCGGGTGAGGTCACGGCGCTCAAGGACAAGATCCTCGGCACGCATGTGCGCATGGATTTGGGCATCGCCGGATCAGATTTCGACAATCAGGAGATGCACCGCTCCTGCCCCATCGGCATGCCGAGCCCGCATGACGATGCCACGCTGCTGCACCGCTATTGCTACCGCCACAACATCGCCTGCGGCTTCATCCATCCCGAGGATGATCTTAGCAAGCTCAAGGCGCTCTACGTGCCGCATTGGCTGAAATGGACCGATGCGTGGACGGCGCGGATCGAGGCCTTCGCCAAGGCGGGTGGAACGGTAATCCTGGGAGGCCGCACCGGATCACGCGACGTTAACAACCACGTCATCCGCGACACCTCGCCGGGCAAGAGGCTCTCGGCCCTGGCCGGGATCACGGTCGAGGAGTTCGGGTTGCTGACGCCGATCGGCGGCGACGGAATGTTCGAGCATGGCGGCCGCTTCGGCGCCAACACGGTGCGCAAGAAGCTGCCGGCGACGTCGGCGAGCCGCCGATACGAGGTCAACATCGGGAACGCGCAGGTGACGGCGGCGCATCTTTATGAGCTGCTTAGCGTCGCGCCCGGCACGGACGTAATCGGCAGTTGGGCCAGCCGCTTCGCCGAGGGCCAAGCCGCGATGACTTCGCGCAAAGTCGGCAACGGCAATGTCATCTACCTCGGCACGTACCTCAGCGATGCTCTGGTCGAGGTGCTGGCCGATCAAGTGCTGGCGCCCGCCGGTATCGTGCCGCTCATCGCCGACATTCCGGCCGGCGTCGAGGCGACGATCCGCGAAAGCAAGGACCGCCGCCTGCTGTTCATCCTCAATACGATGGGCGAGTTGGCAAGCATCGGCAATGTCCCTGCGGGCAAGGATTTGCTCGGCGATGGCAAAATACGCGGCGGTAAGCTGTCGCTCCCGGCCTATGGCTGCAGCATCATCGAACTCGACTAG
- a CDS encoding carbohydrate ABC transporter permease: protein MTATTDIATFDAARRRPGERRRSRIILTLLLSLFLVYSFVPLVYLVLSATKTNGDLFATFGFGFGTEFNLWQNLSDLFSRDNGIFSRWMFNSVLYSTVAGLGAAIFSTAAGYAFAKFKFHGRNLTFGLVLGAVFVPQTALVVPIFLLLALSGLSDNPLGVILPSMISPIGVYLMRVYIEQGVDDELLDAARLDGAGEFVIFRVIVLRLVAPGMVTVALLSFVGTWNNYFLPLIVLRSPEYQPITVGLATWYQLAQQGGGGGQVLFSIIITGALVSIIPVIVVFLLLQRFWQGGLTAGAIK from the coding sequence ATGACTGCGACCACTGACATCGCCACTTTCGACGCTGCCAGGCGCCGGCCCGGCGAACGGCGGCGTTCGCGGATCATCCTCACGCTGCTGCTGTCACTGTTCCTGGTCTACAGCTTCGTGCCGCTGGTCTATCTGGTCCTATCGGCAACGAAGACGAATGGCGACCTGTTCGCCACGTTCGGCTTCGGCTTCGGCACCGAGTTCAACCTCTGGCAGAATCTGAGCGATCTGTTCAGCCGCGACAATGGCATCTTCTCGCGCTGGATGTTCAACAGCGTGCTCTATTCGACCGTCGCCGGGCTTGGTGCCGCGATCTTTTCCACCGCAGCAGGCTATGCGTTCGCCAAGTTCAAGTTCCACGGGCGAAATCTGACCTTTGGGCTCGTGCTGGGCGCGGTGTTTGTCCCGCAGACGGCCCTCGTCGTGCCGATCTTCCTGCTGCTGGCGCTGTCGGGTCTCAGCGACAATCCGCTGGGCGTGATCCTGCCCTCGATGATCTCGCCGATCGGCGTCTATCTGATGCGCGTCTATATCGAGCAGGGCGTCGACGACGAACTGCTCGACGCAGCGCGTCTCGATGGCGCCGGCGAGTTCGTGATCTTCCGTGTCATCGTGCTGCGGCTGGTGGCGCCGGGCATGGTGACCGTGGCGCTGCTCTCGTTCGTCGGGACCTGGAACAATTACTTCCTGCCGCTGATCGTGCTGCGCTCGCCGGAGTATCAGCCGATCACGGTGGGCCTTGCGACCTGGTATCAGCTCGCGCAGCAGGGCGGTGGCGGCGGACAGGTGCTGTTCTCGATCATCATCACCGGCGCGCTGGTCAGCATCATCCCGGTCATCGTGGTGTTCCTGCTGCTGCAGCGGTTCTGGCAGGGCGGCCTCACCGCCGGCGCCATCAAATAG
- a CDS encoding carbohydrate ABC transporter permease: MSNSPAAATRPARSGGFTLRKLTPYLFLAPFVLLFIAFIVAPLVYAFYMSLYRDTLVGGRQFAGAASYIKVAGDAKFWGGVWNLVLFGIVQVPIMLGLALLFAIVLDRGQVYGKGVFRLGFFLPYAVPSVIATIIWGYLYGPNFGPFTQMAKAFNLPPPDFLSPGVMIFSLANMVTWEYVGYNMVIYYAALKAIPSDLAEAARMDGASAWQFARMIQLPLLWPAILLTIIFSINGTLQLFNEPYLMRSLASNTINSSYTPNLYAYSLATQNQQYGYAAAVSFVLGIVIAGASYIFTLVTSRRRPEQ; encoded by the coding sequence ATGTCGAATTCGCCAGCCGCGGCGACGCGCCCAGCGCGATCGGGCGGTTTTACGTTACGAAAGCTCACGCCCTATCTGTTCCTGGCGCCCTTCGTGCTGCTGTTTATCGCCTTCATCGTCGCGCCGCTGGTCTATGCGTTCTATATGAGCCTCTACCGCGATACGCTGGTGGGCGGACGGCAATTCGCGGGTGCAGCCAGCTATATCAAGGTCGCGGGCGACGCCAAATTCTGGGGCGGCGTGTGGAACCTCGTTCTGTTCGGCATCGTGCAGGTGCCGATCATGCTGGGCCTGGCGCTGTTGTTCGCCATCGTGCTCGATCGTGGCCAGGTCTATGGCAAGGGCGTCTTCCGGCTCGGCTTCTTCCTCCCCTACGCCGTGCCGAGCGTGATCGCGACGATCATCTGGGGTTATCTCTACGGCCCCAACTTCGGCCCGTTCACGCAGATGGCCAAGGCGTTCAACCTGCCGCCGCCGGACTTCCTGTCGCCGGGCGTGATGATCTTCTCATTGGCCAATATGGTGACGTGGGAATATGTCGGCTACAATATGGTGATCTACTACGCCGCGCTGAAGGCGATCCCGTCGGACCTCGCCGAGGCCGCGCGGATGGATGGCGCCTCGGCCTGGCAATTTGCGCGGATGATCCAGCTGCCGCTGCTGTGGCCGGCGATCCTGCTCACCATCATCTTTTCGATCAACGGCACACTGCAGCTGTTCAATGAGCCGTATTTGATGCGCTCGCTCGCCAGTAACACCATCAATTCGAGCTACACGCCGAACCTCTATGCCTATTCGCTGGCGACTCAGAACCAGCAGTATGGCTATGCGGCCGCCGTCTCGTTCGTGCTTGGCATCGTGATCGCCGGTGCCTCCTATATCTTCACCTTGGTCACCAGCCGCCGTCGGCCGGAGCAATGA
- a CDS encoding ABC transporter substrate-binding protein, which yields MTKIFNPLGRTMQRRDFLKVAGASVAVAALPATVRAADPVKVVLWSWVPDLQLQVDMFNTAHPGIQVELVNAGQGNPEYQAVRAGLKAGSGLPDVVQIEYQLLETFRQVDAFADIGPYANAHKGEFPEGLWTQVAKGDVVNGMPQDYGPMAMLYHKDIFDKHGITPPTTWAEFADAGKKIHAADPNVFITDAPFGANADWVLGLLWPMGWKPVSRDGDKLAININDKIAKDFAAYWQDLITAGVIETKPGFNNEWYTGLDSGRYATWLAAGWGPLFLTSVAKTSVGKWRAADLPQWNASKFATGAWGGSALAVMKTTQHLPEAAEVAIWLNINPEATKLYTTKQNFFPCTRALLSDPEWANAKPDFFGGQAVNKVFAKSANAVAPFEWSPFQDFLYQSMSDEFGASIGGKGTLSDAFDRIQDAVVTYAKEQGFTVG from the coding sequence ATGACGAAGATTTTCAATCCGCTTGGGCGGACGATGCAGCGTCGTGACTTCTTGAAAGTTGCGGGTGCGAGCGTTGCGGTAGCAGCCCTGCCGGCGACAGTTCGCGCTGCCGATCCCGTCAAGGTGGTGCTGTGGTCGTGGGTGCCGGATCTCCAGCTTCAGGTTGACATGTTCAACACCGCGCATCCAGGCATCCAGGTCGAACTCGTGAATGCCGGCCAGGGGAACCCCGAATATCAGGCGGTCCGTGCGGGCCTGAAGGCGGGCAGCGGCCTGCCCGACGTCGTCCAGATCGAATACCAGCTCCTCGAGACCTTCCGCCAGGTCGACGCCTTCGCCGACATCGGCCCGTACGCCAATGCCCATAAGGGCGAGTTCCCCGAAGGCTTGTGGACGCAGGTCGCCAAGGGCGATGTCGTCAACGGCATGCCGCAGGATTACGGTCCGATGGCGATGCTCTATCACAAGGACATCTTCGACAAGCATGGGATCACGCCGCCCACCACCTGGGCCGAGTTTGCCGATGCCGGCAAGAAGATCCATGCGGCCGATCCGAATGTGTTCATCACCGACGCGCCGTTCGGAGCCAATGCCGACTGGGTCTTGGGTCTGTTGTGGCCGATGGGCTGGAAGCCGGTCAGCCGCGATGGCGACAAGCTCGCGATCAACATCAACGACAAGATTGCCAAGGACTTCGCCGCCTATTGGCAGGACCTTATTACCGCGGGTGTCATCGAGACCAAGCCGGGCTTCAACAATGAGTGGTACACCGGCCTCGACTCGGGCCGCTATGCCACCTGGCTCGCTGCCGGCTGGGGTCCGCTGTTCCTGACCTCGGTCGCCAAGACCAGCGTGGGCAAGTGGCGTGCCGCCGATCTGCCGCAGTGGAACGCGAGCAAGTTCGCGACTGGCGCTTGGGGTGGCTCAGCGCTGGCCGTGATGAAAACGACCCAGCATCTGCCCGAGGCCGCCGAAGTCGCGATCTGGCTGAACATTAATCCCGAAGCCACAAAGCTCTACACCACCAAGCAAAACTTCTTCCCCTGTACCCGCGCGCTGCTGTCTGACCCGGAATGGGCGAACGCCAAGCCGGATTTCTTCGGCGGCCAGGCGGTGAACAAAGTGTTCGCCAAATCGGCGAATGCCGTGGCGCCGTTTGAGTGGAGCCCGTTCCAGGACTTCCTCTACCAGTCGATGTCCGATGAATTCGGCGCCTCGATCGGCGGCAAGGGCACGCTGTCGGATGCGTTCGACCGCATCCAGGACGCCGTGGTCACCTACGCGAAGGAACAAGGCTTCACCGTCGGCTAA
- a CDS encoding ROK family transcriptional regulator codes for MKRQPTTSSLLRRLNRSAVVDLIRTEGVASPSSLAERLNISIPTVMRVIEDLIAEDLVAYDGFDEANVRGRPRARIKFRGAAHAIIGIEAGKGEFYGAVANLEGAVQTEMHETADDDGERNFQKLVGLIRRLMAAPRPRGQTIRGIGIGLPSIVRQPEGEVVLTLGLGWRDMPLRARLSQHFQIPIVVENGRNLAAVGEWGFGAGRGADSVVSLSIGPGAGAGVVIDGKLYGGHSHAAGELGWYLDDPLLTGRPFEHLGDKQSLRFFGIPEQATKMLEEANTQYAAGKLTLAAVTDRQADKIAPVVTELLDYATMAVGSVAAFMNPEIIVLAGRIVGGGDLVLDVLRHRLKGNVYDPPRLVMGALGHRDIVLGAVRLVLDATTLNPADSVVMAD; via the coding sequence ATGAAGCGCCAGCCCACGACGTCGAGCCTGTTACGCCGACTCAATCGTTCGGCCGTGGTGGATTTGATCCGCACCGAAGGAGTGGCATCACCTTCGAGCCTCGCCGAGCGACTGAACATCAGCATCCCGACGGTGATGCGGGTGATCGAGGATCTGATTGCCGAGGATTTGGTGGCGTATGACGGGTTTGACGAGGCCAATGTCCGGGGCCGTCCCCGAGCACGCATCAAATTCCGCGGCGCGGCGCATGCGATCATCGGCATCGAGGCCGGCAAGGGCGAGTTCTATGGCGCCGTGGCCAATCTCGAGGGCGCCGTGCAGACCGAAATGCACGAGACGGCCGACGATGATGGCGAGCGCAATTTCCAGAAGCTGGTCGGCCTGATCCGCCGGCTGATGGCGGCCCCGCGCCCGCGCGGCCAGACCATTCGCGGCATCGGCATTGGCCTGCCCTCGATCGTCAGGCAGCCGGAGGGCGAAGTGGTGCTGACGCTCGGTCTGGGCTGGCGCGACATGCCGTTGCGAGCGCGGCTCAGCCAGCATTTTCAGATTCCCATCGTCGTCGAAAACGGGCGCAACCTCGCCGCCGTGGGCGAATGGGGATTCGGGGCCGGGCGTGGCGCCGACAGCGTCGTGAGCCTCTCGATCGGGCCCGGCGCCGGCGCGGGCGTCGTCATCGACGGCAAGCTCTATGGCGGGCACTCGCATGCGGCGGGCGAGCTCGGCTGGTATCTCGATGACCCCCTCCTCACCGGGCGGCCGTTCGAACATCTGGGCGACAAGCAATCGCTGCGCTTTTTCGGCATCCCCGAACAGGCGACCAAGATGCTCGAAGAGGCCAACACCCAGTATGCGGCGGGAAAGCTCACCCTGGCCGCCGTCACCGACCGGCAGGCAGACAAGATTGCGCCGGTTGTCACCGAGTTGCTCGACTATGCGACGATGGCGGTGGGCAGTGTTGCTGCCTTCATGAACCCGGAAATCATCGTACTGGCCGGCCGGATCGTCGGGGGTGGTGATCTGGTGCTCGATGTGCTGCGGCACCGCCTCAAGGGCAATGTGTATGACCCGCCGCGCCTCGTGATGGGTGCGCTGGGCCACCGCGATATCGTCCTGGGCGCAGTGCGTCTGGTGCTCGATGCGACGACCCTCAACCCTGCCGACAGCGTCGTGATGGCCGACTGA
- a CDS encoding ROK family transcriptional regulator, translating into MNLKADQNTTRAMNRRLILNCLRREGDLSRVEIAAMTGLSPAAVTGVTAALIDEGIVVEGKSTQSSGGRRPIPLSIDYARHWSIGFKLTEGRLEGTLTDLSTRAIGTCELPLPDHGPVAVAHAVKEGVAMLMGDRREGRQKLVGIGMAMPGLVDVNRGVCLVSQRLGWKDVPIAEMIASQISVPVWVDNDVNAFAIAQQLFGHGRRRSSVLVLIIGTGVGAALIFNGQIHRGARSAAGEIGFPAEDGDGSIATQERLSWDRRLSEPAMVSAWNEIRKRSRKAPADLQQAIDAGERLALDYLSEVGHEIGQRLTGLIDLIDPEVVIVGGEAVRFGPALIEPLIAAVRESSFATPPPIEIDWDNNVWSRGASALAIQQFFDFESTAGFERESGTRSSGHT; encoded by the coding sequence ATGAATCTTAAGGCGGATCAAAATACGACACGGGCGATGAACCGGCGCCTGATCCTCAACTGCCTGCGTCGGGAAGGTGATCTAAGCCGGGTCGAGATAGCCGCGATGACAGGTCTGAGCCCAGCTGCGGTCACCGGCGTCACGGCTGCACTGATCGACGAAGGCATCGTCGTGGAAGGCAAGAGCACCCAGAGCAGCGGCGGCCGCCGGCCGATACCACTCAGCATCGACTATGCCAGACATTGGTCGATCGGGTTCAAGCTGACGGAGGGCCGGCTCGAGGGCACGCTCACGGATCTTTCCACCCGCGCGATAGGCACCTGCGAACTGCCGCTTCCCGACCACGGCCCCGTGGCCGTCGCCCATGCGGTCAAGGAGGGCGTGGCCATGCTTATGGGTGATCGGCGCGAAGGTAGACAGAAACTTGTCGGCATCGGCATGGCTATGCCAGGATTGGTCGACGTCAACCGTGGCGTCTGTCTCGTCTCTCAGCGCCTGGGCTGGAAGGACGTGCCTATCGCGGAGATGATCGCGTCACAGATCAGCGTACCGGTATGGGTCGACAACGACGTCAATGCGTTTGCCATCGCCCAGCAGCTCTTCGGACACGGGCGGCGACGCAGTTCGGTGCTGGTGTTGATCATAGGCACGGGCGTCGGGGCGGCGCTGATCTTTAACGGCCAGATCCATCGTGGGGCGCGATCCGCGGCCGGCGAGATCGGGTTCCCCGCCGAGGACGGCGATGGCTCGATTGCGACGCAGGAGCGGTTGAGTTGGGATCGGCGTCTCTCCGAACCGGCCATGGTCAGCGCCTGGAATGAGATCCGCAAGCGCTCCCGCAAGGCCCCCGCCGACCTGCAGCAGGCCATCGACGCAGGCGAGCGGCTTGCTCTGGACTACCTCAGCGAAGTCGGCCACGAGATTGGTCAACGCCTCACCGGCTTGATCGATCTCATCGACCCGGAAGTCGTCATCGTCGGCGGCGAAGCGGTCCGTTTTGGTCCGGCGCTTATCGAGCCCCTCATTGCCGCTGTCCGCGAATCCTCGTTCGCGACCCCGCCGCCGATCGAAATTGACTGGGACAACAACGTTTGGTCCCGCGGCGCGTCGGCACTCGCGATTCAGCAGTTCTTCGACTTCGAAAGCACTGCGGGGTTTGAGCGCGAGAGCGGAACCCGCTCATCCGGACACACCTGA